One window of Streptomyces sp. SUK 48 genomic DNA carries:
- a CDS encoding FtsQ-type POTRA domain-containing protein, giving the protein MAGPTTRERGERQQESSGPPLVRRIRRLRLRTIVILAVAVVLLAAGSVWVLYGSSWLRVERVPVSGTRVLTPAEVRDAAAVPVGAPLVSVDTDAIAARMRHKLPRIDTVDVSRSWPHGIELKVTERTPVLLVRKGKNFVEVDHKGVRFATVAQAPKGSPLLRMSVSSPGSSAASLRRFGTDRLVREAVLVAGELPGPVRRLTGTVDVHSYDDIRLELADGRTVAWGSAENGRAKARTLTALMKAASGARHFDVSVPTAPASSAS; this is encoded by the coding sequence GTGGCTGGACCGACGACTCGTGAACGCGGAGAACGCCAGCAGGAGTCGTCCGGTCCGCCGCTCGTCCGAAGGATAAGGCGACTACGTCTTCGTACGATCGTCATCCTGGCCGTGGCCGTGGTGCTCCTGGCAGCCGGTTCCGTTTGGGTGTTGTACGGCTCCTCATGGCTGCGCGTGGAACGGGTACCGGTCTCGGGTACCCGGGTGCTGACGCCCGCCGAGGTGCGTGACGCCGCCGCCGTACCGGTGGGGGCGCCTTTGGTGTCGGTCGACACCGATGCCATCGCGGCCCGAATGCGCCACAAACTGCCACGAATTGACACGGTCGACGTCTCCCGCTCCTGGCCGCACGGCATCGAGCTGAAGGTGACCGAGCGAACCCCGGTCCTCCTGGTGCGGAAGGGGAAGAATTTCGTCGAAGTCGACCACAAGGGGGTCCGGTTCGCCACGGTCGCGCAGGCCCCCAAGGGCTCACCGCTGCTGCGGATGTCCGTGTCCTCGCCTGGCTCGTCCGCCGCGAGCCTGCGGCGCTTCGGCACCGACCGGCTGGTGCGCGAGGCGGTCCTGGTCGCCGGCGAACTGCCGGGCCCCGTCAGGCGCCTCACCGGCACCGTCGACGTGCACTCCTACGACGACATCCGGCTCGAGTTGGCCGACGGCCGCACCGTCGCCTGGGGGAGCGCGGAGAACGGCCGCGCCAAGGCACGGACCCTCACCGCACTCATGAAAGCAGCTTCCGGCGCACGCCACTTCGACGTCAGCGTCCCCACCGCCCCTGCGTCATCGGCGAGTTGA
- the murG gene encoding undecaprenyldiphospho-muramoylpentapeptide beta-N-acetylglucosaminyltransferase: MHVVLAGGGTAGHIEPALALADALRRQDPSVGITALGTERGLETRLVPERGYELALIPAVPLPRKPTPELITVPGRLRGTIKAAEQILERTKADAVAGFGGYVALPAYLAAKRLGVPIVIHEANARPGLANKIGSRYAAQVAVSMPDSKLRGSRYIGIPLRRSIATLDRAAARPEARHRFGLDPNLPTLLVSGGSQGARRLNEVVQQVAPWLQQAGIQILHAVGPKNELPHVQQMPGMPPYIPVSYLDRMDLAYAAADMMLCRAGAMTVAELSAVGLPAAYVPLPIGNGEQRLNAQPVVKAGGGLLVDDAELTPEWVQHHVLPVLADPHRLYEMSRAASEFGRRDADELLVGMVYEAIASRR; this comes from the coding sequence GTGCATGTCGTACTCGCCGGTGGGGGGACCGCCGGCCACATCGAGCCCGCGCTCGCCCTCGCGGACGCCCTGCGCAGGCAGGACCCGAGCGTGGGGATCACGGCCCTGGGCACGGAACGCGGCCTGGAGACCCGGCTCGTCCCGGAGCGCGGCTACGAGCTGGCGCTGATCCCCGCGGTGCCGCTGCCACGCAAGCCCACCCCCGAGCTGATCACCGTCCCCGGGCGGCTGCGCGGCACCATCAAGGCCGCCGAGCAGATCCTCGAACGCACCAAGGCGGACGCCGTGGCCGGCTTCGGCGGCTATGTCGCGCTGCCCGCCTACCTCGCCGCCAAGCGGCTCGGCGTGCCCATCGTGATCCACGAGGCCAACGCCCGCCCGGGCCTGGCCAACAAGATCGGGTCCCGGTACGCGGCGCAGGTCGCCGTCTCGATGCCGGACAGCAAGCTGCGCGGCTCCCGGTACATCGGCATCCCGCTGCGCCGCTCCATCGCCACGCTGGACCGCGCGGCCGCGCGTCCCGAGGCCCGGCACCGCTTCGGCCTCGACCCCAACCTGCCCACGCTGCTGGTCTCCGGCGGCTCGCAGGGCGCGCGCCGGCTCAACGAGGTGGTCCAGCAGGTCGCCCCGTGGCTCCAGCAGGCCGGTATCCAGATCCTGCACGCGGTCGGTCCGAAGAACGAACTGCCGCATGTCCAGCAGATGCCGGGGATGCCCCCCTACATCCCGGTAAGTTATCTGGACCGGATGGACCTCGCGTACGCCGCGGCCGACATGATGCTCTGCCGCGCGGGCGCGATGACCGTCGCCGAACTCTCCGCCGTCGGACTGCCGGCCGCCTACGTACCGCTGCCCATCGGCAACGGTGAACAGCGGCTGAACGCCCAGCCGGTGGTCAAGGCGGGTGGCGGACTCCTCGTGGACGACGCGGAACTGACGCCCGAGTGGGTGCAGCACCATGTGCTGCCCGTGCTCGCGGACCCGCACCGGCTCTACGAGATGTCGCGCGCCGCAAGCGAGTTCGGCCGCCGGGACGCCGACGAGCTGCTCGTCGGCATGGTGTACGAGGCCATCGCCTCGCGCCGTTAG